In a single window of the Portunus trituberculatus isolate SZX2019 chromosome 9, ASM1759143v1, whole genome shotgun sequence genome:
- the LOC123501293 gene encoding larval cuticle protein A3A-like, with the protein MNTKVFLLLAMAALAAADFSYGRPDSRSFESFESYESDEFTRPNYEFQWAVRDSSSGNDFDHKEGRDGEDTQGVYSVHLPDGRRQTVTYVVDGDDGYVADVKYDGVARYPDSHSRESFESRSFESNEFYRPPRRPSYF; encoded by the exons ATGAAcaccaag GTCTTCCTCCTGCTGGCCATGGCCGCCCTTGCCGCTGCTGACTTCAGCTACGGCAGGCCCGAC AGTCGCTCCTTCGAGTCCTTCGAGTCCTACGAGTCCGACGAGTTCACCAGGCCCAACTACGAGTTCCAGTGGGCTGTCAGGGACTCCTCCAGCGGCAACGACTTCGACCACAAGGAAGGTCGTGACGGCGAGGACACCCAGGGCGTGTACTCCGTGCACCTCCCTGACGGCCGCCGCCAGACCGTCACTTACGTCGTGGACGGTGACGACGGCTACGTGGCCGACGTCAAGTACGACGGCGTGGCTCGTTACCCCGACTCCCACTCCCGCGAGTCCTTCGAGTCCCGCTCCTTCGAGTCCAACGAGTTCTACCGCCCACCCAGACGACCCTCTTACTTCTAA
- the LOC123501287 gene encoding uncharacterized protein LOC123501287 has protein sequence MNTQLVTVLALAAAAAAARPNYNFRYAVQDGRSGNDFGHQESRDLDSTVGSYHVYLPDGRLQQVSYRVHGGSGYLAEVTHKGEARFPDSGSYESFESREVHRPRYSTDSLESREGRVFVTPNFHFSRPRSGSFFTAPRLRAPARYGTSFFRLGAAGSDESYERRFDSSDSREHHFFSSDSDEDSFDFSDSREHRFGSSNSGEHRFYSSDSDELHFDSSDSREHRFDSSGSFKHRFGSRKSLELPFNHRKTGGNFLRLGSRTYYY, from the exons ATGAACACTCAG CTGGTTACCGTCCTGGCCCtggccgctgccgccgccgccgccaggcCAAACTACAACTTCCGCTACGCGGTGCAAGACGGACGCTCTGGCAACGACTTCGGCCATCAGGAATCCCGTGACCTGGACAGCACCGTGGGCTCCTACCACGTCTATCTTCCTGACGGCAGGTTGCAGCAGGTTTCATACCGCGTCCACGGAGGCAGCGGCTACCTGGCTGAGGTCACCCACAAGGGCGAGGCTCGCTTCCCTGACTCTGGCTCATATGAGTCTTTTGAGTCTCGAGAAGTCCACAGGCCGCGCTACTCCACTGACTCCCTCGAGTCCCGTGAAGGAAGAGTCTTTGTCACCCCCAACTTCCACTTTTCCAGGCCCAGAAGCGGCTCATTCTTCACTGCCCCTAGGCTGCGCGCGCCCGCCAGGTACGGCACCTCATTCTTCAGACTCGGCGCCGCTGGATCAGACGAGTCTTACGAGCGCCGTTTCGATTCCAGCGACTCTCGCGAACACCATTTCTTTTCCAGTGACTCTGACGAGGACAGCTTTGATTTCAGCGACTCTCGCGAACACCGCTTCGGTTCCAGTAACTCTGGAGAACACCGTTTCTACTCTAGTGACTCTGACGAACTCCACTTCGATTCCAGTGACTCCCGCGAACACCGCTTTGATTCCAGCGGCTCTTTCAAACATCGTTTCGGCTCGAGGAAGTCACTGGAACTTCCCTTCAACCACAGGAAGACTGGAGGGAACTTCCTGAGGCTTGGCTCCCgcacctactactactga
- the LOC123501291 gene encoding pro-resilin-like, protein MVSKVIFLLVAAAAVAVVADQRPVYSYEPASASTEESESEESFESYESFESTEAKYNFNWAVKDAPSNNDFGQEEARDGDDTQGSYYAHLPDGRLQKVTYYVDGDSGYIAEVTYEGEARFPDSFESYESDESSEEDSYERR, encoded by the exons ATGGTCTCTAAG GTCATCTTCCtcctggtggcggcggcagctgtggcggtggtggcagacCAGCGACCAGTTTACTCCTATGAACCCGCATCAGCATCAACAGAG GAATCTGAGTCCGAGGAGTCCTTCGAATCCTACGAATCCTTTGAGTCCACCGAGGCAAAGTACAACTTCAACTGGGCCGTGAAGGACGCGCCATCCAACAACGACTTCGGCCAAGAAGAGGCCCGCGACGGTGACGACACCCAGGGCTCCTACTACGCTCACCTTCCCGACGGCCGCCTGCAGAAGGTGACTTACTACGTGGACGGCGACTCTGGCTACATCGCTGAAGTCACCTACGAGGGCGAGGCTCGCTTCCCAGACTCTTTTGAGTCCTACGAGTCCGATGAGTCATCTGAGGAGGACTCTTATGAAAGGCGCTAA